The DNA window GTCATACATTCTTGAGCTTGTATTTTTATACACGTGCTCATGGCAACAATAGGCGATACTCATGAATGTACTAGATCGGTTTCGTAAACGGGGTTTTATCCACCAAAAAAGAGGCGACCTCAGACCTGCATTAACAGGATGAACGGTTTAATGCATCATTAAACCGCTAGACCCCATTTTCATTCATTGCGGTGTCTGACAGGACATGGGGTTTCGTATTAATTGTTGCTCAAAGGTGAAATTCTGTATGAAAATCGTCCTTTTTTCTAAACTTAACTACCGATTGATACGAAAAGATGACCCGTAGTGTAGTCATATCATGGAATCTTTTCTGGTTCGAAAAGCCACAATCTTCGCGAAAATAGCCTTATATAAAAATCAAAAATTTTTCGTTAGGAAAGATTCTTTTCTTGTTCATCGGGGCAATTTCATCTGATTTTTGATTTAATTTTCCATTTCGCTGTTGATTTCCATCAAAAAATAAATGAAATAATGTCTGAAGCCTTTTTAAATCATGTTTACAGTCTGATGTTGATTGATTTACCTCCTGCTTTTCAACGTAATAAGGGCTTGGAAAAAATCTAAACGTTAAAACTTGATATTTACAGGTAAAGTAAGAGAGATTTCTTGTTGACCATCTTGTATATACAAGATATACTATGGGTATAAACATCTTGTATATACAAGATAAAAATTGCATTTATTTCTAGTATTCACTGTAATTGCTGATTAGGGTAAGGACTTCTTTGGTAAAAATGAAAGCGATTACGATATAAAAAGAGGAGGAAATACAATGAGTCAACATTCAAAAACTGCTGAAGCGATTGTCACTGCAGTTGGTGGAAAAGAAAACATAGCGGCAGCCACACATTGTGTTACACGACTACGTTTTGCTTTAAAGGATGAAAGTTTAGTAGATAAAGAGGCACTTGAACGTATTGATTTAGTGAAAGGCTCCTTTTCGACAAATGGTCAATTTCAAGTGGTGATTGGGCAAGGAACAGTTGATAAAGTTTACAATGAGCTGATTGATCAAACTGAAATTGGACGAGCATCAAAGCAGGATATAAAAGATGAAGCAGAAAAAAACTTAAACCCAATTCAGCGGGCGGTTAAAACGTTAGCCGATATCTTTATCCCGATATTACCCGCGATCGTGACAGCCGGTTTATTGATGGGGATTAATAATCTTCTCACAGGTTCAGGGATTTTCTTTGATAAACAATCATTAGTGCAGGTTTATCCGCAATGGAGTGACTTTGCGGCCATCATTAACTTAATTGCGAATACCGCCTTCGTATTCTTGCCCGGTTTAATAGGTTGGTCGGCAGCGAAGAAGTTTGGTGGTAGTGAACTACTCGGGATGGTTCTCGGACTTATGCTTGTACACCCTGATTTACTAAACGCTTGGTCCTATTCGTCTGCCGTTCAAGATGGTGGCGTTCCAACGTGGAATATATTCGGTCTAGAAATTCAGAAGATAGGTTATCAAGGTCAAGTCCTTCCAATCTTAATTGCTTCATGGGTGCTCGTGAAGATTGAATTGTTCTTAAGAAAACGAATTCCAGATGCATTTCAATTATTACTTGTTGCTCCTCTCGCCTTATTAATTACTGGTTTTATCTCCTTTTTAGCAATTGGTCCGGTAACATTTGTGATTGCGAATGCTTTAACAGACGGACTCGTCGCCGTGTTTGATTTTGTGCCTGCTATTGGCGGATTGATTTATGGTGGATTATACGGCGTTCTCGTTATTACAGGAATGCACCATACATTCTTGGCGGTAGATATTCAGTTAATTGGTAGTACAGGGGGAACATTCTTATGGCCAATGCTAGCGTTATCCAATATTGCGCAAGGATCTGCGGCACTTGCGATGATGTTTGCAACAAAAGATGAAAAACTAAAAGGATTATCGTTTACTTCTGCCGTGTCTGCATATTTAGGGATCACAGAACCGGCGATGTTTGGGGTCAATTTACGATATAAATACCCATTTATCGCAGCGATAACAGGATCAGCGATTGCAGGATTATTTATTACGATTAATCGAGTAGAAGCCTTTTCAATCGGTGTTGGTGGTTTACCTGGATTTATTTCTATTCCACAAGAAAAATGGTTCGTTTTCTTTGTTGGAATGATCATCGTTCTTGTTGTGCCATTTGTGGTAACATTCCTTATTGCGAAAACGAGAAAAGCAAAAAACTAATACGGGTGGTGTAAGCATGAAACAGCCTTGGTGGAAAAAGGCCGTTGTCTATCAAATTTATCCAAGAAGCTTCTACGATACGACAGGAAATGGTGTAGGAGATATTAATGGGATAATTGAGAAGTTGGATTATTTAAAGAAATTAGGGATTGATGTGATTTGGCTTACGCCGATCTATCAATCTCCACAACGTGATAATGGGTATGATATTAGTGATTATTATTCATTACATGAAGAGTTCGGTTCAATGGAGGATTTCGATCGATTACTAGCTGAAGCTCATCAGCATGGGATTAAAGTGATTATGGATATTGTCGTCAATCATACGTCAACAGAGCATGAGTGGTTTCAGAAGGCACTCCAGTCAAGTGATAATTCGTACCGAGATTATTATATTTGGAAGGATCCCATCGATGGAAGTGAGCCGACTAATTGGCAATCCAAATTTGGTGGAAATGCGTGGGAGTTTGATGAGAAGTCCGGGCAATATTATCTCCACTTATTTGATGTTACCCAAGCGGATTTAAATTGGGAAAATGAATCCCTTCGACAAGAACTGTATGATATGATGACGTACTGGTTTGAAAAAGGGGTCGATGGCTTTAGATTGGATGTTATTAACCTGGTCTCGAAAAATCAACAATTTCCAAGTGATGATGGATTCGTCGCTCCGGGAGATGGTCGGAAATTTTACACAGACGGTCCACGTGTTCACGAGTTTATGCACGAAATGAACGAGAAAGTGTTCTCAAAATATGACGCCATGACGGTAGGAGAGATGTCGTCTACAACGGTTGATCACTGTATTCAGTATACGAAACCTGAACGCGGTGAGCTAAGTATGACGTTTAACTTTCATCATCTAAAAGTAGATTATCCAAATGGAGAAAAATGGAGCGTTGCTGATTTTGATTTTCTACAACTGAAACAAATTCTTTCCAAGTGGCAAGTCGAAATGAACGCCGGTGGTGGTTGGAATGCCCTGTTTTGGTGTAATCATGATCAGCCTCGTATCGTTTCTCGATTTGGGGACGACGGGAAGTTTCGTCAGCAGTCGGCTAAAATGTTAGCGACAACGATTCATATGATGCAGGGAACACCTTATATTTACCAAGGTGAAGAGATTGGTATGCCCAATCCAAAATTTACAGAGATCGAACAGTATCGGGACGTAGAATCTTTGAATATGCACCAGATTTTGGCAGAGCAAGGGACTTCCCACGAGGAAATCATGAGTATATTGCAAGAAAAATCTAGAGATAATTCTCGTACCCCTGTTCAATGGGAGAGCGCACCTCACGCTGGATTTACAAAGGGTGAACCGTGGATCGGCGTAGGAGCGGGTTATAAAGAAATTAATGTAAAACAAGCGTTATCGGACAAGGATTCAGTGTTTTATCACTATCAATCATTGATTCAGCTTCGTAAAGAATACGATATTATCACAACCGGAACTTACGAGCTATTAGATGGTGATCACCCAGAGGTTTTTGCTTATGTTCGGGAGGGAAACGATGAAAAGCTGTTGGTGGTGAATAATTTCTACAGTAATTCGACAACGTTCACTCTGCCCAGACATATCCATCTAGAAGGATATTCAAGTGAAGTACTTCTGTCTAATTATGACGACAGTAGGAATAGTGAAACTACGATAAAGCTTCGACCATATGAATCGATTGTCTTCTATTTTAAAAAAATATAAGCTTGTAAAACCCATAGTTATGTAACTGTGGGTTTTAGTGTTTTAGCACATTGATAGTCGTCAATCGTCAGCTACAATAAGGAGACCGCTAGATGGTATAATAATCATAGGTGATAATATGAAGCAAAATAAATATACGCAAATATATGAAGAGATTGCTATGAAAATCAAGCAAGGAACGTACCAACCTCAGTCCAAATTGCCATCTGAACATGAACTCGTGGATTACTATCAAACATCTAGAGAAACAATTCGAAAAGCGCTGAATCTGCTTTCACAGCATGGATATATTCAAAAAATTCATCGTAAGGGCTCGATTGTCCTGGATATTCATAAATTTGACTTTCCTATCTCGGGTTTAGTTAGCTTTAAAGAAATTGCCAAAAAGATGCATAAAGATACAGAGACTATTGTTCATGAAGTCGCGCTGATAAATGCAGATGAATTTCTGCAACGGCAAATGAACATTGGCAAAGAAGAAAAGGTCTGGAAAGTGGTCCGCTCAAGAAGGATTGAAGAAGAAGCGATTATATTAGATATTGACTACTTTTTAAAACGATATGTTCCGTTGCTCACAACAGAAATTTGTAAAAACTCCATTTATGAGTATCTTGAAGATGAGTTAGGTCTACCGATAAGCTTTGCGAAAAAAGAAATTGTCGCAGAAGAATGTAATGAGAAAGATCGACAATTTTTAGATTTAAAGGGATATGGTCATGTTGTTGTGGTGAAGAATTATGTCTATCTTGATCATGCCGATATTTTTCAATATACAGAATCAAGGCATCGACTGGATAAATTTCGCTTTGTTGATTTTGCTAGAAGATGAGGATGGGTTCAGTGGAGAACTTTGTAAAAGATTGTTTTCGCAAAGTTTGCTGACATGCATACCCGTCTATTAATCTTGGTTTAACTTGATTTCGGGTCATCTTTTCGTAATCGTTTTGAGGAAACCTCTGCAAAACGGAGTGTTTCCTCAAAATGATGGATTCAATAGCAACAGTGCATAGGAAAAAAACCTTTACAAATGATGAAAAATTAGACGTATAGAAGAGAGGATGTAGGTGTTAATATGGCAAAAACAGTAGTATTAGCAGAGAAGCCATCTGTTGGCAGAGATATTGCGAGAGTGCTGGGTTGCAAGCAAGGTGGAAATGGCTTTTTAGAAGGGTCAAACTATATTGTCACGTGGGCGCTAGGTCATCTTGTTACTTTAGCCGATCCGGAAACGTATGATGAAAAGTACAAAACATGGAGGTCAGAAGATTTACCGATGCTACCTCCGTCGTTGAAGCTCGTTGTCATAAAGAAGACGGGCAAGCAATTTCAAACAGTAAAAGCGCAACTGAACCGGAAAGATGTTAAAGACGTAGTGATTGCCACGGACGCTGGTCGTGAGGGAGAATTGGTTGCTCGGTGGATTCTTGAAAAGGCGCGGGTGAACAAACCGGTCAAACGCCTATGGATCTCTTCTGTAACCGATCAGGCAATCAAAAACGGGTTTAACAGCTTGAAACCCGGAAAGGCCTATGAAAACTTATATCATTCCGCTGTTGCTCGCTCAGAAGCAGATTGGTATGTCGGTATGAATGCTTCGAGAGCGTTAACAGTCAAACACAATGCACAGCTCTCCTGTGGAAGGGTACAGACACCAACCCTAGCTATGATTGCGAAACGAGAAGAAGAAATTAAAGCATTCCAACCGAAAGCGTTTTATGGACTTCAGTTGAAAACGCCTGAATTAACGTATCAATGGCAAAGTCGTGAAGGAAATAACACTCGTCTATTTGAGAAGGAAAAGGCAGAAAAAATCCAACAAAAATTAAAAAATAAACAAGCGAAAATTGAGATGATAAGCTCTCATGCGAAAAAGAAATACGCTCCGAGCCTGTATGATTTAACGGAACTACAGCGTGATGGGCATAAAGTATTTGGGTATTCAGCGAAAGAAACCTTGTCGATTTTGCAACGATTATATGAACAACATAAATTGGTAACCTACCCGCGAACAGATTCCAAATTTTTATCCACGGACCTAGTCGGCACGTTAACAGAGCGAATCAAAGCCTGTTCCATAAAAGAATATCGCTATATTACGAGTAAAATCAAGGGTGACATCAAGCTAGGGAAATCCTATGTTAATAATGAAAAAGTAACCGATCATCATGCGATTATTCCAACAGAGCAAACTGCATTTCTTCCGAAGCTCGATGATAAAGAAAGAAAAATATATGATTTAATCGTTAAACGCTTCTTAGCCATCTTCCTTCCTCCCTACCAATATGAACGCTTAACAGTGGAAGTGAGCATGGAAGGGGAACGCTTTCTGTCAAAAGAAGATGCGGTTACGAATGTCGGATATAAAGCAGTGTATGGAGAAGAGTTGGATAAAAAAACGCTATCTGGGGAAAGATTGCAAAAAGGATCGTTATTAGGCAATGTTTCTGTCCAGTTAACGGAAGGGAAAACGCAGCCGCCAGAGCCCTTTAATGAAGGGACGCTCTTAACCGCAATGGAAAATCCAGCGAAGTTTTTAGAAGGTGAGAACAAAGAGCTGAAAGAGACGTTAGGCAAAACCGGTGGCCTAGGAACGGTTGCGACTCGAGCGGATATTATCGAGAAGCTATTTAAATCTTTTTTAATTGAAAAGATAGGAAAAGATCTTCATGCAACTCAAAAAGGAAAACAACTGCTAGAATTAGCCCCTGAAGATCTTACGTCACCGGCATTGACGGCAGAATGGGAACAGAAGCTAGAGGGAATTGCCAAAGGAAAACTGAATAAACGAGTGTTCCTTGAAGAAATTAAAGGGTATACGAAACAAGCAGTTGCTGAAGTTAAACAGACCGATAAAAAGTTCAAGCATGAAAATATTTCGGGAACTAAATGCCCTGATTGTGGAAAGTTTTTACTAGAAGTGCAGGGGAAAAATAGTAAAATGCTTGTTTGTCAAGACCGGGAATGTGGGCATCGAAAAACAGTGGCCCGAACGACGAATGCTCGCTGTCCGAATTGCCATAAGAAACTTGAGCTAAAAGGGGAAGGCGAAGGTCAAATTTTCGTTTGTCGATGTGGACATAAAGAAAAACTTTCCACCTTTCAAGAGCGAAAAAGCAAAACGAAAAACAGCAAAGCAACTAAGCGCGACGTTCAGTCCTATATGAAAAATCAACAAAAGGATGAACCAGTTAATTCTGCCTTAGCAGAAGCGTTAGCCAAATTAAAATTTGATTAAATCAGGTTCTTTTCGTAGCATTTTTTGAGGTGGTCACTGACAAGAATAGAAGCCATCCTTAGTAACAAGCTATCCGAGCCCACAAAAAAAGCAGGGATACTCCCTGCTTTTTTTGTGGGCTCAGATCAACTCGCACTTGGGCGTCAAGAGGACGAATGCCAATAAATCTAAGTAAAAAAACAACAAATTCAAGAAAAGACTTTCGTCCAAATCATTAGACCCCGAGATCATATTTGGTGTACCCTAAATCTAATACATATAAATTTCCAAATTATGTGGCTTGTTTTGTATCTGTAGTGGGTATAGTAGGGAAAAGGATTCCGTTCAAGCATTAAAAAATTCGTGAAATGCTTATTAGTCGTTAGAGATATAAAATTCTGTTTTCGTAGCAGTATACCCACTGTGAATCAGTTTGGTGTGGGCATCTTCTCGTATACATTGTGGCGATTTTAGCTGATTTTTGACTAAACCATCCATTTGACTGTTGATTTGCATCAAAAACAGACGAAACGATGCCCGAAACAAAGCTAAATAATAGAGGATCAACTGGTACGAAAAGGAACAATCTTTGCGAAAACAGCCTAATAAAAAGAGAAAGAAAAAACGAAAGTCGAGGGGGATACAAATGCCGGATTCATTATTATTTAATTTAATGTTAATTGGCGGTTTAGGGGTGTTGTCTCAATGGGTAGCTTGGCGCTTTAAGTTACCTGCGATTGTGGTGATGTCCATTGTAGGGCTATTAGTTGGTCCTATCTTTGGTTGGATTCATCCAGAAGAGGACTTTGGTTCCTTATATGAACCGGTCATATCGATCGCTGTAGCAATCATATTATTCGAAGGAAGTTTAAATCTTGATTTACGAGAAGTGCGTGGTTTAAGTAAATCGGTGTTTCGCATTGTCACGTTTGGAGCTATTATTGCATGGTTATTGGGTTCGGTCATGGCACATTATGTCGCAGGACTTACATGGTCGGTAGCCCTTGTGATCGGTGGGTTATTTATTGTTACGGGTCCAACGGTTATTCTACCTTTATTGAGACAGGCAAAGCTCAAGCCACGTCCTGCAAAGATTCTGAAGTGGGAAGGAATTATCGTCGATCCTTTTGGTGCGTTGCTAGCTGTATTTGCCTTCGAAATTGTTAAATTTTTAGCTGCCGATGAAGGTGGAACGGTTCTTCTGCCCTTTTTACTAGCCTCACTCTTTGCGACGGGGTTCGGCTTATTTTGTGGCTATGGAATTGGATGGCTATTCGAAAAAGGTCACGTACCAGAGTTTTTAAAATCGCCTGTGGTCTTTGCGGTCGTCTTGCTTTGCTTCACGATTTCCGACGAAGTGATGCATGAAACAGGCTTATTAGCCGTTACGGCGATGGGGATGATGCTAGCTAATATGAAGGTATCTTCTATTGAAGATATGAGGCATTTTAAAGAAAATATATCAGTCTTGCTGATCTCAACGATTTTCGTCATGATTACCGCTTCTTTAACTAGAGAAGTTCTCTTAGAAGTATTCCAATTGCGTACACTTGCCTTTGTTCTATTGATGCTCTTTGTCGTTCGTCCGGCTTCTATTTGGATTTCAACGATAGGAACAGATTTAACGAGGAATGAGAAAACATTATTGGGTTGGATTGCCCCGAGAGGAATTGTGGCTTTAACCGTGTCGGGTTATTTAGCCTCTGTGTTGATGGAGGAAGGATTTGAAGAAGCATCGATTCTCACATCTTTAACGTTTGCGCTCGTTTTTTCAACCGTTTGTGCACATGGATTCTCGATTCGGTGGTTTGCTAGGAAACTGGATTTAGCGATTCACAATCAACCAGGAGTTCTGATTATTGGCGGTAATTCATTTACGACAACGTTAGCTCAAACGCTACAAGAGTTGAAAATTCCTGTCCTTATTATTGATTCTTCTTGGCAAAGGTTGGTATCTACAAGGAAATCAGGGGTCCCTTCCTACCGTGGGGAAATATTATCGGAGCAAACAGAGTATAAATTAGATTTAACGCCGTATGAATATATGGTTGCAGCAACGGAACTAGACTCCTATAACGCGCTTGTATGTTCGACCTATGTGCCGACAATCGGAAGGAATAATATTTTTCAATTAAGTCTTCAAAATCACCAAAATGATGATCTAGATGATCTAGTTCATACAGTTGGAGGGCGGAACCTATTTCGTGAAGAAGATACATGGGAAGAATTGCTCTCAAAAGTTCAATCAGGCTACATTATGAGAAAAACGACTCTTTCAGAGAAGTACGATTATGACCAGTATTTACAAGATCGAGATGAGGAAACCGTCTTACTATTCATTTTTAAACCTTCGGGGAAGCTCGAATTTTTCACTACAGATCAAGAGTTACAAGGTGAGCCCGATGATACGATCATTGCCCTCATGCCTCCGAGTAAAGAATTCAAGAAAATAAAGGAAAAATTACAAGAACAACGTGAACAAGAATAACGTTCGTTCCAATTGAATTAGTAGATAAATCAACCATCATTTTTAACAAAATTATTGATTTAGAAGAATTTTCATCTATTTCACGTTAAATTTATGAACAAAATTAGACCAATTATTTGCAGTTGTTTGGAAATACGTTAAACCAAATGGATACCACTTACAATCAATACACTGCTAAAGAATTTCATGCGTTCTTTAAAAAAGTAAAGCAAGTCTATCCGACTGGTAACATTTTGAATAATTTAGACAGTCCATAGAGTCAAATGTTTTAAGTGAATTTTCTAGTTTCCTTGTATAGACACCAAAACCATTATTAAATTTTTTTGGTCCTTACCTACAGATCAAGTCCTACAGCTTAGATGGCTGTAGGACTTTTAATACCATTTACATTTTGAAACCTTAGCAAAAGCTTCGTTGATTTGTATAATCCCAACAATTTCAATGTGAATAGTGAAATTTTTTCTTTTTTTATCCTATGTTACATTGAAAAGGTTATAGATTAATAGATTAGGAAGTGAAAAGAATGAACAAGGAACAAGTTGTTCGTTGGTCGTTTTTCATAGGTGGATTGCTTATTTTAGCGTTAGGAATTGCTCTTACTATAAAAGGGAAAATGTTTGGAATTGGTCCATGGGACGTCTTTCATTACGGACTTTTTTTACAACTCGGTTTAACGATAGGCTCTTGGTCCATAATTGTCGGGCTTCTAATTATTTCTGTTACGGCTATTTTTACTAAGAAATGGCCGAAAATGGGGGCTTGGCTCAATATGCTCCTAATGGGTTTGTTTATTGATATGTTTTTATTGATTTTGCCAGATGTTCACTCCGTAATAGGTCAAGCAATTGTCTTTTGTGTCGGTCTGCTCGTGTTAGGGTATGGAATTGGTTTATATGTATCAGCTGATTTTGGTGCCGGTCCTCGGGACAGCTTGATGCTACTTCTTGTGGAAAAAACCGGTTGGAGTGTGAAGTGGGTTCGAAATGCGATAGAGATAGTGGTCTTTCTGTTCGGTTGGCTACTTGGTGGTCCGGTTGGAATCGGAACCATTGTTATCGCCTTTTTACTAGGTACAATAATAAATTATTCCTTACCACAATCCAAAAGTTTTCTACACTTTTGTTTAATAAAATGGAATGCAAAAACTCTTTCTCACTAAGGTATGAGGAGAGTTTTTTGTTGTTGGTTGTTTTACTAAGGTGCTTGGTGGGTAAAATATATATTGTAGATGAATTTGGAAGGAGAATGAGAAATGAGTAAAAAAATACTAATGGTATTAACTAATACAAGTCAAATGGATGCAGAGCATAAAACCGGATTATGGTTCTCTGAGTTTGCTGAACCGTATACAGAATTTAAAAAGCAAGGATTTGAGGTAGCAGTGACAAGTCCTCAGGGCGGGGAAATACCAATTGATCCGAATAGCACAAATGAAGAGGAAAAGAAGAAGTGGTCAGAGGCAATGGAAGTTCTGCAAAATACAGATAAATTAGCACAATATCAAGCTGATTCTTTTGATGGAATCTTTTTGCCAGGTGGACATGGGACGATGTTTGACTTACCAAAGGACGAGTCATTGCAATCAATTTTAACGGCGTTTTCTAATCAAGATAAGGTGATTGCCGCAGTATGTCATGGACCGGCTGGACTAGTTGGTGCCAAACGCTCAGACGGAAAACCTTTGGTCGAAGGGAAGCAAATGACAGCTTTTACCGATCGAGAAGAGAAAGAGACCGGCTTGGATTCGTTAATGCCGTTTCTACTTGAAAGCAAACTACGAGAATTAGGTGCACATGTTGAAACAAAAGAAAACTGGGCTGATCATGTAATCGTTGACGGTAAGCTAGTCACTGGACAAAATCCGCAGTCGGGACAAAGTGCAGCGGAAGCAGTTGTGAAATTGTTAAATCAATAATAGTTAGTAATATTGAGGAGTAGAGATGACGTGGGAAGTTTTATGTCCCGCGTCTTCTTTTTGGACTACCACAGCTTTTCCGAGTGTGGTGTTTTTTTATGGGCAATATCTTGAGGGATTCCTAGGTCTGATATCAAAAGTTTTATAGAAACCAACCTATTCTAAGAGTCTAAGGAGAAAGACGCTAAATAGGGGGAGTGTGCGCAAGAAGGGGAAAGTCGTGCATAAAGGAGAAGAAGTCGTGCACAAAAAGGGAAAAGTGGTGCGTAAAAGGAGAAAGTCGTGCATAAATCTAAAAATTTATGCTTCTTCGCTATTTAGTATTTAGTTCAAACAACTATGTAGGTTTCAGAACTCAATCAATTATTCTTGTAACAGGTGGTGAATGCTGAGCGAGCAATTGAACTCATTCCCTTGTCCGGTTTGGTTTTTCGCTTGTTTTAATCAATATGTAGAATCCTGACATTAAGCTAAAATGGTAGCATCAATTGAACCCTAGAAAATTGTCTTGTCAACACTAAATAGCGAAGAGCCAAATTTATGAAGAAATGTGAGGGAGTGGTTGTCATTGAACCACCTTTGGTTATCCACACTCAAAAAAATGTTGAAAAGAAGCATAATTTCTTTTGTTGGGGATTTGTGTATAAATGTTGGGGATAAGTAAGTGTTAATCGAACAATTGATGAAAAAAACCATTATAATTATGCTTATCCACAAGAAAAAAAGAGGGCGGTATAATATGACTTATTCACAAACGTTAACAACCTATTTTCGCTTTCATCAAAATGATGAAAGCGCCCCAGCGATGGAGCAGTATATGAGAAATCAATTTTCTTATCTCGGAATCAAAACTCCGGAACGAAATGCTTTGCTGAAAAGCTTTTTAAAAGAGTATGGGAAACCCAGGCGTGTTGATTATCCATTTTCAGGCAAACTAATCCCGTAGAAAATCCGGGCGTTTTTTAAAACTACACTCATTTCGGATAACCAATCAATTGGGAGATCATTTATTAAAAGAAGTCTTGTAAATGAGATAAATGATAGCT is part of the Bacillus sp. 2205SS5-2 genome and encodes:
- a CDS encoding DNA alkylation repair protein, producing MTYSQTLTTYFRFHQNDESAPAMEQYMRNQFSYLGIKTPERNALLKSFLKEYGKPRRVDYPFSGKLIP